A single Methanolobus sp. ZRKC5 DNA region contains:
- the hisS gene encoding histidine--tRNA ligase: MKISKPRGTRDFPPEDTKKRRYVENILRQVVKNWGFNEIITPTFEKLELFTLKSGEGIVGELYNFKDKGDREMTLRPELTAPVMRMYVNEMQSYQQPLKLFYFENCFRYERPQKGRFREFWQFGVELIGSKRADADAEVIALATEMLKSVGIKGDLHVNNLGVIRNLLNVLETEHQSKIMRLVDKKDDTGLNDFLEEINAPADLRMKLLELICLTGEGAVTKARELVGDIPEIETFQELLTLLDTYGVEYTIDFGIARGLDYYTGTVFEIYAEGLGAQNQVCGGGSYNLIKLFGGGDVPSTGFGLGFDRIMEVCEMEAPDDKPLVIIAKDSTRLDAVKAATKLRPHMPVYNDLMKRNFKAQLSYANNIGANYVVIIGEQEVEAGKVTLKDMKNGEQELLTLEDVIQKLTNK, encoded by the coding sequence ATGAAGATAAGCAAACCACGAGGTACACGTGATTTCCCCCCGGAAGACACAAAGAAAAGAAGATACGTGGAGAACATACTACGTCAGGTCGTTAAGAATTGGGGATTCAACGAGATAATCACTCCAACATTTGAGAAACTGGAACTTTTCACACTCAAATCCGGTGAAGGAATAGTAGGGGAACTCTACAACTTCAAAGACAAGGGAGACAGGGAAATGACCCTGCGTCCGGAACTGACAGCTCCTGTCATGAGAATGTATGTCAATGAGATGCAATCATACCAGCAACCATTGAAGTTGTTCTATTTCGAGAACTGCTTTAGGTATGAGAGACCCCAGAAAGGACGCTTCAGAGAATTCTGGCAGTTCGGTGTGGAACTCATTGGCAGCAAAAGAGCAGACGCTGATGCTGAAGTCATTGCACTGGCAACCGAGATGCTCAAATCCGTGGGTATCAAAGGTGACCTTCACGTGAATAATCTTGGTGTTATCAGAAACCTTCTGAACGTTTTGGAAACCGAGCACCAGAGCAAAATAATGAGACTTGTTGACAAGAAAGATGACACAGGACTCAATGATTTCCTTGAGGAAATAAACGCACCTGCAGACCTGCGCATGAAACTCCTTGAACTTATATGCCTCACAGGAGAGGGAGCAGTGACAAAGGCACGGGAACTTGTGGGAGACATTCCTGAAATAGAGACATTCCAGGAACTTCTGACTCTTCTGGATACCTACGGCGTGGAATATACAATTGATTTTGGAATCGCCAGGGGACTTGACTACTACACAGGCACAGTCTTTGAAATATACGCTGAGGGACTTGGTGCCCAGAATCAGGTATGTGGAGGAGGTTCATACAATCTTATCAAACTATTTGGCGGCGGAGATGTGCCATCCACAGGATTCGGCCTTGGATTTGACAGGATAATGGAAGTCTGTGAGATGGAAGCGCCTGATGACAAGCCGCTCGTTATCATTGCAAAGGACAGTACACGTCTTGATGCTGTGAAAGCTGCTACTAAACTCAGGCCACACATGCCGGTATACAATGACCTGATGAAGAGGAATTTCAAAGCCCAGTTATCCTATGCAAACAACATCGGTGCCAATTATGTGGTAATAATCGGTGAGCAGGAAGTTGAAGCCGGAAAAGTTACTTTGAAGGACATGAAAAACGGTGAGCAGGAACTTCTGACTCTTGAAGATGTCATTCAAAAACTTACAAACAAATGA